One Pempheris klunzingeri isolate RE-2024b chromosome 22, fPemKlu1.hap1, whole genome shotgun sequence DNA segment encodes these proteins:
- the sult4a1 gene encoding sulfotransferase 4A1 — protein sequence MAESEADTPSTPIEFESKYFEFDGVRLPPFCRGKMEEIANFSLRSSDIWIVTYPKSGTSLLQEVVYLVSQGADPDEIGLMNIDEQLPVLEYPQPGLDIIQELTSPRLIKSHLPYRFLPTAMHKGEAKVIYMARNPKDLVVSYYQFHRSLRTMSYRGTFQEFCRRFMNDKLGYGSWFEHVQEFWEHRMDSNVLFLKYEDMYKDLGTLVEQLARFLGVSCDKAQLEGMVESCNQLIEQCCNSEALSICRGRVGLWKDVFTVSMNEKFDLVYRQKMGKSDLTFDFCL from the exons ATGGCCGAGAGCGAGGCAGACACGCCGAGCACGCCGATCGAGTTTGAGAGCAAATACTTCGAGTTTGATGGAGTACGGCTACCGCCCTTCTGcagaggaaagatggaggagatcGCCAACTTCTCCCTCAGAAGTAGCGACATTTGGATTGTAACCTACCCGAAGTCAG GCACCAGTCTTCTTCAGGAGGTTGTGTACTTAGTGAGTCAAGGAGCAGATCCAGATGAGATCGGCCTTATGAACATTGATGAACAGCTGCCTGTCTTAGAATACCCACAACCTGGCCTGGACATCATACAG GAACTGACGTCCCCTCGTTTGATCAAAAGCCATCTACCCTATCGATTCCTCCCCACAGCCATGCACAAAGGAGAGGCCAAG GTGATCTACATGGCTCGTAACCCTAAGGACCTGGTGGTGTCCTACTACCAGTTCCACCGCTCTCTCAGGACCATGAGCTACCGGGGAACCTTCCAGGAGTTCTGCCGACGCTTTATGAATGACAAGT TGGGATATGGTTCCTGGTTTGAACATGTCCAAGAATTTTGGGAACATCGTATGGACTCTAATGTCCTCTTCTTGAAATATGAAGACATGTACAAG gatCTGGGGACATTGGTGGAACAGTTAGCCCGgtttctgggtgtttcctgtgACAAGGCTCAGCTGGAGGGCATGGTGGAAAGCTGCAACCAGCTCATCGAGCAGTGCTGCAACTCAGAGGCGCTGTCCATCTGCAGGG GTCGAGTGGGTCTGTGGAAGGACGTCTTCACAGTTTCTATGAACGAAAAGTTTGACTTGGTGTACAGACAGAAGATGGGCAAGTCCGACCTGACCTTTGATTTCTGCCTGTGA